A DNA window from Kitasatospora atroaurantiaca contains the following coding sequences:
- a CDS encoding maleylpyruvate isomerase family mycothiol-dependent enzyme codes for MTDAEAAAATLRTVAESTEHLLRSVAELEAEELSRPSALPGWTRGHVLAHLARNADSLVNLLDSARTGRDIPQYASSEAREQGIQDGAGRPLAEQLEDLRASHARFTEAAAKLPDEAWSAQLRHRTGYLFPAYELPWKRLMELEYHHVDLDAGYTPAHWPEAFAADELVRLAEQFASVDGLPPVLLTADDRDLRVHLGPAGAEPELTVEGPVRALTGWLSGRSDGDGLQVHKGGEQLADPRTALPKLPPLG; via the coding sequence ATGACCGACGCCGAGGCCGCAGCCGCGACGCTGCGGACTGTCGCCGAGTCCACCGAGCACCTGCTGCGCAGCGTCGCCGAGCTGGAGGCCGAGGAGCTCTCCCGGCCGTCCGCCCTGCCCGGCTGGACCCGCGGCCACGTCCTGGCCCACCTCGCCCGGAACGCAGACTCCCTGGTCAACCTGCTCGACAGCGCCCGCACCGGCCGGGACATCCCGCAGTACGCCAGCTCCGAGGCCCGCGAGCAGGGCATCCAGGACGGCGCCGGCCGCCCCCTGGCCGAGCAGCTCGAGGACCTGCGGGCCAGCCACGCCCGCTTCACCGAGGCCGCCGCCAAGCTGCCCGACGAAGCCTGGAGTGCCCAGCTCCGCCACCGCACGGGCTACCTCTTCCCCGCGTACGAGCTCCCCTGGAAGCGCCTGATGGAGCTCGAGTACCACCATGTCGACCTCGATGCCGGCTACACCCCCGCACACTGGCCCGAGGCCTTCGCCGCCGACGAACTGGTGCGCCTCGCCGAGCAGTTCGCCTCGGTGGACGGGCTCCCGCCGGTCCTGCTGACCGCCGACGACCGCGACCTCCGGGTGCACCTCGGCCCGGCCGGCGCGGAGCCCGAGCTGACCGTCGAGGGCCCGGTGCGCGCCCTGACCGGCTGGCTCTCGGGGCGCTCCGACGGCGACGGGCTGCAGGTCCACAAGGGTGGCGAGCAGCTCGCAGACCCCCGGACCGCCCTGCCGAAGCTTCCTCCGCTGGGCTGA
- the uvrA gene encoding excinuclease ABC subunit UvrA translates to MADRLIVRGAREHNLKNVSLDLPRDSLIVFTGLSGSGKSSLAFDTIFAEGQRRYVESLSSYARQFLGQMDKPDVDFIEGLSPAVSIDQKSTNRNPRSTVGTITEVYDYLRLLFARIGKPHCPHCARPIAKQSPQAIVDRVLELKEGTRFQVLSPVVRERKGEFVDLFADLQSKGYARARVDGATIQLTEPPTLKKQEKHTIEVVIDRLTVKESAKRRLTDSVETALKLSGGMVVLDFVDLPEDDPERERMYSEHLYCPYDDVSFEELEPRSFSFNSPFGACPDCSGLGNRMEVDPELVIPDEEKSLDEGAIHPWSQGHTKEYFQRLVDALAGELGFRTDIPWAGLPARARKALLYGHKTQVEVRYNNRYGRERSYTTSFEGAIPFVTRRHSEAESDSSRERFEGYMREVPCPACQGTRLKPVILSVTIQDRSIADVSAMSIADCAEFLGGMKLTARDKQIAERVLKEVNERLRFLVDVGLDYLSLNRAAGTLSGGEAQRIRLATQIGSGLVGVLYVLDEPSIGLHQRDNHRLIETLVRLRDIGNTLIVVEHDEDTIKMADWVVDIGPGAGEHGGKVVHSGSLKELLANKESMTGQYLSGKRSIPIPAMRRPRDQKRHLTVHGAREHNLKDVTVGFPLGTFTAITGVSGSGKSTLVNDILYTHLARELNGARSVPGRHTRITGTDLVDKVVHVDQSPIGRTPRSNPATYTGVFDHVRRLFAETQEAKVRGYLPGRFSFNVKGGRCENCSGDGTIKIEMNFLPDVYVPCEVCHGARYNRETLEVHYKGKSIAEVLDMPIEEAMHFFEAVPAIARHLRTLNDVGLGYVRLGQSAPTLSGGEAQRVKLASELQKRSTGRTVYVLDEPTTGLHFEDISKLIKVLDGLVEKGNTVIVIEHNLDVIKTADWIVDMGPEGGNGGGMVVAEGTPEEVAAVTASHTGKFLRDILTDRISDAPAKPATRKRAAAKK, encoded by the coding sequence GTGGCAGACCGCCTCATCGTCCGCGGTGCTCGCGAGCACAACCTCAAGAACGTCTCGCTCGACCTGCCCCGGGATTCCCTGATCGTCTTCACGGGCCTCTCCGGGTCCGGCAAGTCCTCCCTGGCCTTCGACACGATCTTCGCCGAGGGCCAGCGCCGCTACGTCGAGTCGCTGTCCTCGTACGCCCGGCAGTTCCTGGGCCAGATGGACAAGCCCGACGTCGACTTCATCGAGGGCCTCTCCCCGGCCGTCTCGATCGACCAGAAGTCCACCAACCGGAACCCGCGGTCCACCGTCGGCACCATCACCGAGGTGTACGACTACCTCCGCCTGCTCTTCGCGCGGATCGGCAAGCCGCACTGCCCGCACTGCGCCCGGCCGATCGCCAAGCAGTCCCCGCAGGCGATCGTCGACCGCGTGCTGGAGCTCAAGGAGGGCACCCGCTTCCAGGTGCTGAGCCCGGTGGTCCGCGAGCGCAAGGGTGAGTTCGTCGACCTCTTCGCCGACCTGCAGTCCAAGGGCTACGCCCGGGCCAGGGTGGACGGCGCGACCATCCAGCTCACCGAGCCGCCCACCCTGAAGAAGCAGGAGAAGCACACCATCGAGGTGGTCATCGACCGCCTCACGGTCAAGGAGAGCGCCAAGCGGCGGCTCACCGACTCGGTGGAGACGGCGCTCAAGCTGTCCGGCGGCATGGTGGTGCTCGACTTCGTCGACCTCCCGGAGGACGACCCCGAGCGCGAGCGGATGTACTCCGAGCACCTCTACTGCCCGTACGACGACGTCTCCTTCGAGGAGCTGGAGCCGCGCTCCTTCTCCTTCAACTCCCCCTTCGGCGCCTGCCCGGACTGCTCCGGCCTCGGCAACCGGATGGAGGTCGACCCGGAGCTGGTGATCCCGGACGAGGAGAAGTCGCTCGACGAGGGCGCGATCCACCCGTGGTCGCAGGGCCACACCAAGGAGTACTTCCAGCGCCTGGTCGACGCGCTCGCCGGCGAGCTGGGCTTCCGTACCGACATCCCCTGGGCCGGGCTGCCCGCGCGGGCCAGGAAGGCCCTGCTGTACGGGCACAAGACCCAGGTCGAGGTGCGCTACAACAACCGGTACGGGCGCGAGCGCTCGTACACCACCTCCTTCGAGGGCGCGATCCCGTTCGTCACGCGTCGGCACTCCGAGGCGGAGAGCGACAGCAGTCGCGAGCGCTTCGAGGGGTACATGCGCGAGGTCCCCTGCCCGGCCTGCCAGGGCACCCGGCTCAAGCCGGTGATCCTCTCCGTCACCATCCAGGACAGGTCGATCGCCGACGTCTCCGCGATGTCGATCGCCGACTGTGCCGAGTTCCTGGGCGGGATGAAGCTGACCGCCCGGGACAAGCAGATCGCCGAGCGGGTGCTCAAGGAGGTCAACGAGCGGCTGCGCTTCCTGGTCGACGTCGGGCTGGACTACCTCTCGCTCAACCGCGCGGCCGGCACCCTCTCGGGCGGCGAGGCCCAGCGCATCCGGCTGGCGACGCAGATCGGCTCCGGCCTGGTCGGCGTGCTGTACGTGCTGGACGAGCCGTCCATCGGCCTGCACCAGCGGGACAACCACCGCCTGATCGAGACGCTGGTCCGGCTGCGCGACATCGGCAACACCCTGATCGTCGTGGAGCACGACGAGGACACCATCAAGATGGCCGACTGGGTGGTCGACATCGGCCCCGGCGCCGGTGAGCACGGCGGCAAGGTGGTGCACTCCGGCTCGCTCAAGGAGCTGCTGGCGAACAAGGAGTCGATGACCGGGCAGTACCTGTCCGGCAAGCGCTCCATCCCGATCCCCGCGATGCGCCGCCCGCGCGACCAGAAGCGGCACCTCACGGTGCACGGCGCCCGCGAGCACAACCTGAAGGACGTCACCGTCGGCTTCCCGCTCGGCACCTTCACCGCGATCACCGGTGTCTCGGGCTCGGGCAAGTCCACGCTGGTCAACGACATCCTCTACACCCACCTCGCCCGCGAGCTGAACGGCGCGCGCAGTGTGCCGGGCCGGCACACCCGGATCACCGGCACCGACCTGGTGGACAAGGTGGTGCACGTCGACCAGTCGCCGATTGGCCGCACGCCGCGCTCCAACCCGGCGACGTACACCGGTGTGTTCGACCATGTCCGGCGGCTCTTCGCGGAGACCCAGGAGGCGAAGGTCCGGGGCTACCTGCCCGGCCGCTTCTCGTTCAACGTCAAGGGCGGCCGCTGCGAGAACTGCTCGGGCGACGGCACCATCAAGATCGAGATGAACTTCCTGCCCGACGTCTACGTCCCGTGCGAGGTGTGCCACGGCGCCCGGTACAACCGGGAGACGCTGGAGGTTCACTACAAGGGCAAGTCCATCGCCGAGGTGCTGGACATGCCGATCGAGGAGGCCATGCACTTCTTCGAGGCCGTCCCGGCCATCGCCCGGCACCTGCGCACGCTCAACGACGTCGGCCTCGGCTACGTCCGGCTCGGCCAGTCCGCGCCGACGCTCTCCGGTGGTGAGGCGCAGCGCGTCAAGCTGGCCTCCGAGCTGCAGAAGCGTTCCACCGGGCGGACGGTCTACGTGCTGGACGAGCCCACCACCGGCCTGCACTTCGAGGACATCAGCAAGCTGATCAAGGTGCTCGACGGCCTGGTGGAGAAGGGCAACACGGTCATCGTCATCGAGCACAACCTCGATGTGATCAAGACCGCCGACTGGATCGTCGACATGGGCCCCGAGGGCGGCAACGGCGGCGGCATGGTGGTCGCCGAGGGCACTCCCGAGGAGGTCGCGGCCGTCACGGCGAGCCACACCGGGAAGTTCCTGCGCGACATCCTGACCGACCGGATCTCGGACGCCCCCGCCAAGCCGGCCACCCGCAAGCGGGCCGCCGCCAAGAAGTGA
- a CDS encoding Rieske (2Fe-2S) protein, whose translation MSEATQRPATESTASPVTTRRTLLCGAAAVLAAGGTVAVAGCSSSSDASSSSAKPATPVEVGPASDVPVGGGKVYRDQKIVVTQPTAGEYKAFSAKCTHAGCIVDQVKNAQIQCPCHGSRFAIADGAVQDGPAPSPLPAYKVAVQDGKLQVTTS comes from the coding sequence ATGTCCGAGGCCACCCAGCGCCCCGCCACCGAGAGCACCGCGAGCCCCGTCACCACCCGCCGGACGCTGCTCTGCGGCGCGGCCGCCGTCCTGGCCGCCGGCGGCACCGTCGCGGTGGCCGGCTGCTCCTCCTCGTCCGATGCCTCCTCCTCGTCCGCCAAGCCGGCCACCCCGGTCGAGGTCGGCCCGGCCTCCGACGTCCCGGTTGGCGGCGGCAAGGTCTACCGCGACCAGAAGATCGTGGTGACGCAGCCGACGGCGGGTGAGTACAAGGCCTTCAGCGCCAAGTGCACCCACGCCGGCTGCATCGTGGACCAGGTCAAGAACGCCCAGATCCAGTGCCCCTGCCACGGCAGCCGCTTCGCGATCGCCGACGGCGCCGTCCAGGACGGCCCGGCGCCGAGCCCGCTGCCCGCGTACAAGGTCGCCGTGCAGGACGGCAAGCTGCAGGTCACCACCTCCTGA
- the uvrC gene encoding excinuclease ABC subunit UvrC, whose protein sequence is MADPSTYRPAPGAIPTSPGVYKFRDAHGRVIYVGKAKSLRSRLSSYFQDIAGLHPRTATMVTTAASVEWTVVATEVEALQLEYSWIKEFDPRFNVKYRDDKSYPELAVTLNEEFPRVQVMRGAHKKGVRYFGPYGHAWAIRETVDLMLRVFPVRTCSNGVFKRAQQVGRPCLLGYIGKCAAPCVGKISQAEHVALAEEFCDFMAGRTGGYLRRLEQQMQEAAAAMEYERAARLRDDIGALKRAMEKNAVVLGDGTDADLFALAEDELEAAVQIFHVRGGRVRGQRGWVTDKVEDIDTAALVEHALQQLYGGGTEPVPREVLVPALPEPLAPVQEWLTGLRGAQVDLRVPQRGDKKDLMATVQRNAQQALALHKTKRASDLTTRSRALQEIADALELDSVPLRIECFDISHLQGEDVVASMVVFEDGLARKSEYRRFQIKGFSGQDDVRSMHEVISRRFRRYLQEREQTGEWAVPEEDDGTTPDGSPNGPVDPETGRPRRFAYPPQLLVVDGGQPQVAAARRAMDELGIDDVALCGLAKRLEEVWLPGEDDPVVLPRSSEGLYLLQRVRDEAHRFAITYQRTKRAKRFTAGELDSVPGLGETRRQALLKHFGSLKKLRVATVDELCEVPGIGRRTAETVAAALASRTPAAFAVNTATGEIIDDGAEQASAEPTHDPETP, encoded by the coding sequence ATGGCCGACCCCTCCACGTACCGTCCCGCGCCCGGGGCGATCCCGACCTCGCCCGGCGTCTACAAGTTCCGCGACGCCCACGGGCGGGTCATCTACGTCGGCAAGGCCAAGAGCCTGCGCTCGCGCCTCTCCTCCTACTTCCAGGACATCGCCGGTCTCCACCCGCGCACCGCGACGATGGTCACCACGGCCGCCTCGGTGGAGTGGACGGTGGTCGCCACCGAGGTCGAGGCGCTCCAGCTGGAGTACTCCTGGATCAAGGAGTTCGACCCCCGCTTCAACGTCAAGTACCGCGACGACAAGAGCTACCCGGAGCTCGCCGTCACGCTCAACGAGGAGTTCCCGCGCGTCCAGGTGATGCGCGGCGCGCACAAGAAGGGCGTGCGCTACTTCGGGCCGTACGGGCACGCCTGGGCGATCCGCGAGACCGTCGACCTGATGCTGCGGGTCTTCCCCGTCCGCACCTGCTCCAACGGCGTCTTCAAGCGTGCCCAGCAGGTCGGCCGGCCCTGCCTGCTCGGGTACATCGGCAAGTGTGCCGCGCCCTGCGTCGGCAAGATCTCGCAGGCCGAACACGTCGCGCTGGCCGAGGAGTTCTGCGACTTCATGGCGGGCCGCACCGGCGGCTACCTGCGCCGCCTGGAGCAGCAGATGCAGGAGGCCGCGGCCGCCATGGAGTACGAGCGGGCAGCCCGCCTGCGCGACGACATAGGCGCGCTCAAGCGCGCCATGGAGAAGAACGCCGTCGTCCTCGGAGACGGCACCGACGCCGACCTGTTCGCCCTCGCCGAGGACGAGTTGGAGGCCGCCGTCCAGATCTTCCACGTGCGCGGCGGCCGGGTGCGCGGCCAGCGCGGCTGGGTCACCGACAAGGTCGAGGACATCGACACCGCGGCCCTGGTCGAGCACGCCCTGCAGCAGCTCTACGGCGGCGGCACCGAGCCCGTCCCGCGCGAGGTGCTGGTCCCCGCGCTGCCCGAGCCGCTCGCGCCCGTCCAGGAGTGGCTGACGGGTCTTCGGGGTGCGCAGGTGGACCTGCGGGTGCCGCAGCGCGGCGACAAGAAGGACCTGATGGCCACCGTCCAGCGCAACGCCCAGCAGGCGCTCGCGCTGCACAAGACCAAGCGCGCCTCCGACCTGACGACCCGTAGCCGGGCCCTGCAGGAGATCGCCGACGCGCTGGAGCTGGACTCCGTCCCGCTGCGGATCGAGTGCTTCGACATCTCTCACCTCCAGGGCGAGGACGTGGTCGCCTCGATGGTGGTCTTCGAGGACGGGCTGGCCCGCAAGAGCGAGTACCGGCGCTTCCAGATCAAGGGCTTCAGCGGCCAGGACGACGTCCGCTCGATGCACGAGGTGATCTCCCGGCGCTTCCGTCGCTACCTCCAGGAGCGCGAGCAGACCGGCGAGTGGGCCGTCCCCGAGGAGGACGACGGCACCACCCCCGACGGAAGCCCCAACGGCCCGGTCGACCCGGAGACCGGCCGCCCGCGCCGCTTCGCCTACCCGCCCCAGCTGCTGGTGGTCGACGGCGGGCAGCCCCAGGTCGCCGCGGCCCGCCGGGCGATGGACGAGCTGGGTATCGACGACGTCGCCCTCTGCGGCCTGGCCAAGCGGCTGGAGGAGGTCTGGCTGCCCGGCGAGGACGACCCGGTCGTGCTGCCGCGTTCCAGCGAGGGCCTCTACCTGCTGCAGCGAGTCCGCGACGAGGCGCACCGCTTCGCCATCACGTACCAGCGCACCAAGCGCGCCAAGCGCTTCACGGCGGGGGAGCTGGACTCCGTCCCCGGCCTCGGCGAGACTCGCCGCCAGGCGCTGCTCAAGCACTTCGGCTCGCTCAAGAAGCTGCGGGTGGCCACCGTGGACGAGCTCTGCGAGGTCCCCGGCATCGGCCGCCGCACCGCGGAGACTGTTGCCGCAGCGTTGGCCTCCCGTACACCCGCCGCATTCGCTGTGAACACCGCGACCGGCGAGATCATTGATGACGGTGCGGAGCAGGCCAGCGCCGAGCCGACGCACGACCCGGAGACGCCATGA
- the rapZ gene encoding RNase adapter RapZ encodes MEVTVSEVGENAPELVIISGMSGAGRSTAAKCLEDLGWFVVDNLPPALIPTMVDLGARSQGAVPRIGVVVDVRGRKFFDDLLTSLDELEKRGVRLRVVFLESSDDALVRRFESVRRPHPLQADGRIVDGIERERDLLRELRGEADLVIDTSNLNVHQLRAKLDAQFADHDEPELRATVMSFGFKYGLPVDADLVVDCRFLPNPHWVPELRARTGTDSDVADYVFQQPGANEFLNGYAELLRIVTEGYRREGKRYMTLAVGCTGGKHRSVAMSERLTKRLIADGVETVLVHRDMGRE; translated from the coding sequence ATCGAAGTGACAGTGTCCGAAGTGGGGGAGAACGCCCCGGAGCTGGTGATCATCTCCGGCATGTCCGGAGCCGGCCGCAGCACTGCGGCCAAGTGCCTGGAGGACTTGGGCTGGTTCGTCGTGGACAACCTGCCGCCGGCCCTGATCCCGACCATGGTCGACCTCGGCGCGCGCTCCCAGGGCGCGGTGCCGCGGATCGGCGTGGTGGTGGACGTCCGCGGCCGCAAGTTCTTCGACGACCTGCTGACCTCCCTGGACGAGCTGGAGAAGCGCGGCGTCCGGCTCCGGGTGGTCTTCCTGGAGTCCTCGGACGACGCCCTGGTGCGCCGCTTCGAGAGCGTCCGGCGCCCGCACCCGCTGCAGGCCGACGGCCGGATCGTCGACGGCATCGAGCGCGAGCGCGACCTGCTGCGCGAGCTGCGCGGCGAGGCCGACCTGGTGATCGACACCTCCAACCTCAACGTCCACCAGCTCCGCGCCAAGCTGGACGCCCAGTTCGCCGACCACGACGAGCCCGAGCTGCGCGCGACCGTGATGTCCTTCGGCTTCAAGTACGGCCTCCCGGTCGACGCGGACCTCGTGGTCGACTGCCGCTTCCTGCCCAACCCGCACTGGGTCCCCGAGCTGCGCGCCCGTACCGGCACCGACAGCGATGTGGCCGACTACGTCTTCCAGCAGCCGGGCGCCAACGAGTTCCTCAACGGGTACGCCGAGCTGCTACGGATCGTGACCGAAGGGTATCGCCGGGAGGGAAAGCGGTACATGACCCTTGCCGTAGGCTGCACCGGTGGCAAGCATCGGAGCGTCGCCATGTCGGAGCGGCTGACGAAGCGTCTGATCGCGGACGGCGTGGAGACGGTGCTGGTCCACCGCGACATGGGCAGGGAGTGA
- a CDS encoding gluconeogenesis factor YvcK family protein — MRQERGVGVTGYSPARQLQHKTADRALVAGYAPAAAPKPRPGAPRITALGGGQGLSASLSALRRLTTELTAVVTVADDGGSSGRLRTELGVLPPGDLRKALAALCGDDEWGRTWSEVIQQRFSGTGELGGHAVGNLLIVALWEKLGDPVEALNWVGRLLNVQGRVLPMSAVPLDIEAQVRGHDPARPGELSAVRGQANVAVTPGTVQSIRLLPEEPPAVPEAVEAVLEADWVVLGPGSWFTSVLPHLLVPSLAKALTETRARRLLTLNLAPQPGETEGFTPQRHLEVVADHAPDLAVDAILVDERAVTGGAFGVADLAGLEKAAERMGAELVLDRVAADDGTPRHDPELLAAAYDRIFRTHGRIGPWR; from the coding sequence ATGAGACAGGAACGTGGGGTCGGTGTGACGGGTTACTCGCCAGCGCGGCAGCTCCAGCACAAGACTGCCGACCGGGCCCTGGTCGCCGGCTACGCGCCGGCTGCCGCACCGAAGCCCCGCCCAGGCGCGCCCAGAATCACCGCGCTGGGCGGTGGGCAGGGCCTCTCGGCCTCGCTCTCCGCCCTGCGCCGGCTCACCACCGAGCTGACCGCCGTGGTCACCGTGGCCGACGACGGCGGCTCCAGCGGCCGGCTCCGCACCGAGCTCGGCGTGCTCCCGCCCGGCGACCTGCGCAAGGCGCTGGCCGCCCTGTGCGGGGACGACGAGTGGGGCCGTACCTGGTCCGAGGTGATCCAGCAGCGCTTCAGCGGCACCGGGGAGCTCGGCGGCCACGCCGTCGGGAACCTGCTGATCGTCGCCCTCTGGGAGAAGCTCGGCGACCCGGTGGAGGCCCTGAACTGGGTCGGCCGCCTGCTCAACGTCCAGGGCCGGGTGCTGCCGATGTCGGCCGTCCCGCTGGACATCGAGGCCCAGGTACGCGGCCACGACCCGGCCAGGCCCGGTGAGCTCTCCGCCGTCCGCGGCCAGGCGAACGTCGCCGTCACCCCCGGTACCGTCCAGTCCATCCGGCTGCTCCCCGAGGAGCCGCCCGCCGTCCCGGAGGCCGTCGAGGCCGTCCTGGAGGCGGACTGGGTGGTGCTCGGGCCCGGCTCCTGGTTCACCAGCGTGCTGCCGCACCTGCTGGTCCCCTCGCTCGCCAAGGCGCTCACCGAGACCCGGGCCCGCCGCCTGCTCACCCTCAACCTCGCCCCGCAGCCGGGCGAGACGGAGGGCTTCACGCCCCAGCGCCACCTGGAGGTGGTCGCCGACCACGCCCCCGACCTCGCCGTCGATGCCATCCTGGTGGACGAGCGCGCGGTCACCGGTGGTGCCTTCGGCGTGGCCGACCTGGCCGGTCTGGAGAAGGCCGCCGAGCGGATGGGCGCCGAACTGGTGCTCGACCGGGTCGCGGCCGACGACGGCACACCGCGACACGACCCAGAGCTTCTGGCGGCTGCGTACGACCGGATTTTCCGGACACATGGAAGGATCGGCCCATGGCGATGA
- the whiA gene encoding DNA-binding protein WhiA gives MAMTAAVKDEISRLPVTRACCRKAEVSAILRFAGGLHIVSGRIVIEAELDTGIAARRLRKDLLEIFGHSSDLVVMAPGGLRRGSRYVVRVVKDGELLARQTGLVDGRGRPIRGLPPAVVSGATCDAEAAWRGAFLAHGSLTEPGRSSSLEITCPGSEAALALVGAARRLGIPAKAREVRGVDRVVIRDGDAIGALLTRLGAHESVLAWEERRMRREVRATANRLANFDDANLRRSARAAVAAGARVQRALEILGDEVPEHLAAAGQLRMQHKQASLEELGALADPPLTKDAVAGRIRRLLAMADKRASELGLPSTEANLTDEMALN, from the coding sequence ATGGCGATGACGGCAGCGGTGAAGGACGAAATCAGCCGGCTCCCCGTCACCCGGGCCTGCTGCCGCAAGGCGGAGGTCTCGGCGATCCTGCGGTTCGCGGGCGGTCTGCACATTGTGAGCGGCCGGATCGTGATCGAGGCGGAGCTGGACACCGGCATTGCGGCCCGGCGGCTGCGCAAGGACCTGCTGGAGATCTTCGGGCACTCCTCGGACCTGGTGGTGATGGCCCCCGGCGGTCTGCGACGCGGCAGCCGGTACGTGGTGCGGGTGGTCAAGGACGGCGAACTGCTCGCCCGGCAGACCGGGCTGGTGGACGGCAGGGGACGGCCCATCCGGGGCCTGCCCCCGGCGGTGGTCTCGGGTGCGACCTGTGACGCGGAGGCGGCCTGGCGAGGGGCGTTCCTGGCCCATGGTTCGCTGACCGAGCCCGGCAGGTCCTCCTCCCTGGAGATCACCTGCCCGGGTTCTGAGGCGGCGCTCGCCCTGGTCGGTGCCGCGCGGCGGCTGGGCATCCCGGCCAAGGCCCGCGAGGTGCGCGGGGTGGACCGGGTGGTGATCCGGGACGGTGACGCGATCGGCGCGCTGCTGACCAGGCTGGGTGCGCACGAGTCGGTGCTGGCCTGGGAGGAGCGCCGGATGCGGCGCGAGGTCCGGGCCACGGCCAACCGGCTGGCCAACTTCGACGACGCCAACCTGCGCCGTTCGGCCCGGGCGGCCGTCGCCGCCGGGGCCCGGGTCCAGCGCGCGCTGGAGATCCTCGGCGACGAGGTGCCCGAGCACCTCGCGGCCGCCGGCCAGCTGCGGATGCAGCACAAGCAGGCCTCGCTCGAGGAGCTCGGCGCCCTCGCCGACCCGCCGCTGACCAAGGACGCGGTGGCCGGGCGGATCCGCCGGCTGCTGGCGATGGCCGACAAGCGCGCCTCCGAGCTGGGCCTGCCCAGCACCGAGGCCAACCTGACGGACGAGATGGCGCTCAACTAG
- the gap gene encoding type I glyceraldehyde-3-phosphate dehydrogenase produces the protein MTIRVGINGFGRIGRNFFRAVQAQGADIEIVGVNDLTDTKTLAHLLKYDSILGTFPGEVSHTADSITADGKTFKVIAERDPANLPWGELGVDIVIESTGIFTKADQAKKHVAAGAKKVIISAPATDEDVTIVMGVNDEKYDPANHTVISNASCTTNCVAPLAKVLNENFGIVKGLMTTVHAFTNDQVTLDFPHKDLRRARAASLNIIPTSTGAAKATALVLPELKGKLDGTSLRVPVPTGSITDLVVTLEREVTVEEVNAAFQKASEGSLKGILQYTEDPIVSSDIVNSPFSTIFDSLMTMVQGNQVKVFGWYDNEWGYSNRLVNLTTLVGGQL, from the coding sequence GTGACGATCCGGGTAGGCATCAACGGATTCGGCCGCATCGGCCGCAACTTCTTCCGTGCGGTTCAGGCCCAGGGCGCGGACATCGAGATCGTCGGTGTCAACGACCTGACCGACACCAAGACCCTGGCACACCTGCTCAAGTACGACTCGATCCTGGGCACCTTCCCGGGCGAGGTCAGCCACACCGCTGACAGCATCACCGCCGACGGCAAGACCTTCAAGGTCATCGCCGAGCGCGACCCGGCCAACCTCCCCTGGGGCGAGCTGGGCGTGGACATCGTCATCGAGTCCACCGGCATCTTCACCAAGGCCGACCAGGCCAAGAAGCACGTCGCTGCCGGCGCCAAGAAGGTCATCATCTCGGCGCCCGCCACCGACGAGGACGTCACCATCGTCATGGGCGTCAACGACGAGAAGTACGACCCGGCGAACCACACGGTCATCTCCAACGCCTCCTGCACCACCAACTGCGTGGCGCCGCTGGCCAAGGTGCTGAACGAGAACTTCGGCATCGTCAAGGGTCTGATGACCACGGTCCACGCGTTCACGAACGACCAGGTCACCCTGGACTTCCCGCACAAGGACCTGCGTCGTGCCCGTGCCGCGTCGCTGAACATCATCCCGACCTCGACCGGCGCCGCCAAGGCCACCGCCCTGGTCCTGCCGGAGCTCAAGGGCAAGCTGGACGGCACCTCGCTGCGCGTCCCGGTCCCGACCGGCTCCATCACCGACCTGGTCGTCACCCTGGAGCGCGAGGTCACCGTCGAGGAGGTCAACGCGGCCTTCCAGAAGGCCTCCGAGGGCAGCCTCAAGGGCATCCTGCAGTACACCGAGGACCCGATCGTCTCCTCCGACATCGTGAACTCGCCGTTCTCCACGATCTTCGACTCCCTGATGACCATGGTCCAGGGCAACCAGGTCAAGGTCTTCGGCTGGTACGACAACGAGTGGGGCTACTCCAACCGCCTCGTCAACCTGACCACCCTCGTCGGTGGCCAGCTCTGA